In the genome of Phaeodactylum tricornutum CCAP 1055/1 chromosome 18, whole genome shotgun sequence, one region contains:
- a CDS encoding predicted protein has protein sequence HNTRNNHNHQKPHVCQTRRSKVFVSKHNQSLQLSARDILDYCDAQGVETEGSRTTPSHVILRTCPFCDKPTHGKADNQHKCYLQIGGGAYFCHRCGNGGSWYDFKATLGGFHVTGAGVRHASVAQARTTEDRFRDFLETSTPVQRDVEPLPLPARKLQACYSTQLFDQGPNEVETYLRETRGLQKRTLRKYGVGRANYNFLDDANQWVKAECVSFPWIMKTKHQSFLTRRIKVRAVAKKSWQRLDPPGGGWGLFGFHTVPPEATEIILTEGEYDAMAVWQATGRPAVSLPNGCRSLPPEVLPLLENFAKIILWMDNDGPGQEGAEQFAKKIGLERTYIVKPGKQHVPEDAPLPKDANDALLQGLDLEAMVRDAQPVPHERILTFRDLRSSVLHEIIHPDKYVGVPMTSLPALTNIIKGFRRGEMTVLTGPTGSGKTTFLGQMSLDLAEQGINMLWGSFEIKNTRLIHKLMQQFSREPLPTGEQAVESKLEALADRFERLPFYFMKFHGGSDVDDVLDAMDYAVYVNDVEHIILDNMQFMISRNKNKTSTFDKFDVQDVAIEKFRKFATDKNVHVTLVVHPRKEQEDMKLSMASIYGSAKATQEADTVLILQTDGRRKYIEVKKNRFNGNLGHTPLHFDRLTGRYGE, from the exons CACAACACGCGCAACAATCACAATCACCAGAAACCTCACGTCTGTCAAACACGCCGTTCCAAAGTGTTCGTGTCCAAACACAACCAATCCTTGCAATTGTCAGCCCGGGACATTTTGGACTACTGCGACGCACAGGGCGTCGAGACGGAAGGCTCACGGACGACTCCGTCACACGTCATTCTCCGCACCTGTCCCTTCTGCGACAAGCCCACGCACGGCAAAGCCGACAATCAGCACAAGTGTTACCTGCAGATCGGAGGCGGCGCCTACTTTTGTCACCGTTGCGGCAACGGCGGATCCTGGTACGACTTCAAAGCCACGCTCGGAGGATTCCACGTCACGGGC GCGGGCGTCCGACACGCGTCGGTGGCACAGGCGCGGACTACCGAAGATCGTTTCCgggactttttggaaacatcGACGCCCGTCCAACGAGACGTCGAACCCTTGCCGTTGCCGGCGCGGAAACTGCAAGCCTGTTACTCGACACAGTTGTTCGATCAGGGACCCAACGAGGTGGAAACCTACTTACGGGAAACCCGGGGACTGCAGAAGCGGACGCTCCGAAAGTACGGAGTGGGACGAGCCAATTACAACTTTCTGGACGACGCCAATCAATGGGTCAAGGCCGAATGTGTCAGCTTTCCCTGGATCATGA aaaccaaacaCCAATCCTTCTTGACTCGTCGCATTAAAGTACGCGCCGTTGCCAAGAAATCCTGGCAACGCTTGGACCCGCCCGGGGGTGGGTGGGGACTCTTCGGCTTTCACACGGTCCCCCCGGAAGCCACCGAAATCATCCTCACCGAAGGCGAGTACGACGCCATGGCCGTATGGCAAGCCACCGGACGACCCGCCGTCAGTTTACCCAACGGATGTCGATCGCTGCCTCCCGAAGTATTGCCACTCCTCGAAAACTTTGCCAAGATCATTCTCTGGATGGACAACGACGGACCGGGGCAGGAAGGAGCCGAGCAATTTGCCAAAAAAATTGGTCTCGAACGAACATACATTGTCAAGCCGGGGAAACAGCACGTCCCGGAGGACGCTCCACTGCCCAAGGACGCCAACGATGCGCTCTTGCAGGGCCtcgatttggaagccatggTCCGGGACGCCCAGCCAGTCCCGCACGAACGCATTCTCACCTTTCGGGACCTGCGCTCCTCGGTCCTCCACGAAATCATTCATCCAGACAAGTACGTTGGTGTGCCCATGACGAGCTTGCCGGCCCTGACGAACATTATCAAGGGATTCCGTCGCGGAGAAATGACCGTACTGACGGGCCCCACCGGGAGTGGCAAGACCACATTCCTCGGTCAGATGAGTTTGGATTTGGCCGAACAAGGGATCAATATGTTGTGGGGGAGTTTCGAAATCAAAAATACCCGACTTATCCACAaacttatgcaacaattcTCGAGAGAACCACTTCCCACCGGTGAGCAAGCCGTGGAGAGCAAATTGGAGGCGCTGGCTGATCGCTTCGAGCGTCTGCCTTTTTACTTTATGAAGTTCCACGGCGGGTCCGATGTCGACGACGTTCTTGATGCCATGGACTATGCAG TGTACGTGAACGATGTCGAGCACATCATTCTGGACAATATGCAATTTATGATCTCtcgcaacaaaaacaaaacatCCACGTTCGACAAGTTTGACGTCCAAGACGTGGCGATTGAAAAGTTCCGTAAATTTGCTACGGACAAGAACGTTCACGTGACCTTGGTGGTGCACCCCCGTAAGGAGCAAGAAGATATGAAACTAAGCATGGCGAGTATCTACGGCAGTGCCAAGGCAACACAGGAAGCCGACACCGTTTTAATCCTCCAGACCGACGGTCGTCGGAAATATATTGAAGTTAAGAAAAATCGTTTCAACGGCAACCTGGGCCACACCCCGTTGCATTTTGATCGGCTCACGGGCCGGTACGGAGAA
- a CDS encoding predicted protein (Phosphoglycerate/bisphosphoglycerate mutase) yields MIPQRKSLVGWLWVVATTAFAPRPTRQWTRLPDSFGPTRFHGIHACRPRDGTSLSVLPHSDLQRVREVREMPEPLPLELKNSYYLLRHGQSTANVAQVISSDRMTLAYTDKHDVTLSGYQQGKDAASQLLDALERNATRGENVVFVSSPFARARSTARACLDGLQELDERVQALGLLVNTNVVLDERLMERFFGRLDDEAIYTYSYVWPLDKFNVTHTAFGVESVAAVCTRLHELVTALEETYERAHIVCVSHADVLQIAQLYAARADNVGAFSSYRFRNGEVRSMILGTTACLPEPSPLLPPERGTKV; encoded by the coding sequence ATGATTCCGCAACGAAAAAGCCTCGTGGGATGGCTGTGGGTAGTTGCCACAACGGCGTTTGCACCTCGGCCCACTCGCCAATGGACAAGGTTGCCTGATTCCTTCGGACCCACACGTTTCCACGGAATACACGCGTGTCGGCCACGCGACGGCACATCTTTGTCCGTCCTACCACACTCGGATTTACAACGTGTTCGGGAGGTTCGAGAAATGCCCGAGCCGCTGCCGTTGGAACTCAAAAATAGCTACTATCTGTTACGCCATGGACAGTCCACGGCCAACGTCGCGCAAGTCATTTCGTCGGATCGAATGACACTGGCGTACACCGACAAACACGACGTGACACTGTCCGGCTACCAACAAGGCAAGGACGCTGCATCCCAGCTCTTGGACGCTCTGGAGCGAAACGCCACTCGCGGAGAAAACGTAGTCTTCGTATCGTCGCCCTTTGCCAGAGCTCGTTCCACCGCCCGAGCCTGTCTCGACGGACTCCAGGAATTGGACGAACGCGTACAAGCCTTGGGACTCCTAGTGAATACTAATGTGGTTCTTGATGAGCGACTCATGGAGCGATTCTTTGGTCgactcgacgacgaagccatATACACCTACTCCTACGTTTGGCCCTTGGACAAGTTCAACGTGACCCATACAGCATTTGGCGTCGAATCGGTAGCGGCCGTTTGTACTCGTCTGCACGAACTCGTCACCGCACTGGAAGAAACCTACGAGCGCGCCCATATTGTTTGTGTCTCGCACGCGGATGTCTTACAGATTGCGCAATTATACGCCGCCCGCGCCGATAACGTCGGCGCCTTTTCCTCCTACCGCTTTCGCAACGGAGAAGTACGATCCATGATTTTGGGCACCACCGCCTGTTTGCCCGAACCATCTCCCTTGCTACCGCCCGAGCGAGGAACCAAAGTGTAG
- the Trx-h2 gene encoding thioredoxin h (thioredoxin h) produces the protein MRSYLLVAAVMLYGTFMTGDAVQGPAPATKAPSSCAAVDDTTLFGVVQRVPALSVRGGQVHEPESLADVDALVLKAGSEGKLVVIDFSATWCGPCKMIAPLFQQLSEAIPGVVFIKIDVDENPDTAAKYNVSAMPTFVFLKSGEVIDRLMGANPARLQELIDEHQ, from the exons ATGCGCTCATACCTTCTAGTAGCAGCTGTTATGCTGTACGGAACCTTTATGACGGGAGATGCCGTTCAAGGACCCGCCCCCGCAACGAAAGCTCCCTCCAGTTGTGCAGCGGTGGACGACACCACTTTGTTCGGCGTCGTACAGCGAGTACCGGCGCTCTCGGTACGAGGTGGACAAGTCCACGAACCGGAGAGCTTGGCAGATGTCGATGCGCTTGTCCTGAAAGCGGGATCGGAAGGAAAGCTGGTGGTCATTGATTTCTCGGCTACCTGGTGCGGTCCCTGCAAGATGATTGCTCCGCTC TTCCAACAGTTATCGGAAGCGATTCCCGGGGTGGTCTTTATCAAAATTGACGTCGACGAGAACCCCGACACGGCTGCCAAATATAACGTGTCGGCCATGCCAACCTTTGTGTTTCTTAAAAGCGGTGAAGTTATTGATCGTCTAATGGGAGCGAATCCGGCACGTTTGCAGGAATTGATCGATGAACACCAGTAA